A region from the Rheinheimera mangrovi genome encodes:
- a CDS encoding glycoside hydrolase family 43 protein: MSEELQAQDLKELKAKAISQPLVEHIYTADPSAHVFDGRIYIYPSHDIEAGIPFNDNGDHFGMQDYHVLSLDGPGSPAVDHGVALDIKDVPWAERQMWAPDAARKDGKYYFYFPAKKPDGIFQIGVAVADSPIGPFKAQPQAIAGSYSIDPAVFEDDDGSFYMYFGGIWGGQLQNYRNNQYSADNAEPTAAEPALGPKVAKLRDDMLEFAEAPREVLILDEQGQVLLAGDTDRRFFEASWLHKYQGKYYFSYSTGDTHFLCYATGDNPYGPFTYQGRILEPVVGWTTHHSICEFEGKWYLFYHDSILSEGVTHLRSVKMAEIQYDADGKIQTLKPYRD, encoded by the coding sequence ATGTCTGAAGAATTACAAGCTCAGGATTTAAAGGAGCTGAAAGCCAAAGCTATTTCTCAGCCCTTAGTGGAACACATTTATACGGCAGACCCTTCGGCCCATGTGTTTGACGGTCGCATTTATATTTATCCGTCGCACGATATTGAGGCTGGTATCCCCTTTAACGACAATGGCGATCACTTTGGTATGCAGGATTACCATGTGTTGTCGCTGGATGGTCCGGGCAGCCCTGCTGTGGATCATGGCGTGGCTTTAGATATTAAAGATGTGCCATGGGCAGAGCGTCAGATGTGGGCGCCGGATGCCGCCAGAAAAGATGGCAAGTACTACTTTTATTTTCCGGCCAAAAAGCCAGACGGTATCTTTCAGATTGGTGTGGCTGTGGCCGACTCGCCTATTGGGCCTTTTAAAGCTCAGCCACAGGCTATTGCAGGCAGTTATTCCATAGATCCAGCCGTATTTGAAGACGATGATGGCAGCTTTTATATGTATTTTGGCGGCATTTGGGGCGGACAGTTACAAAACTACCGCAACAATCAGTACAGCGCTGACAATGCAGAACCCACAGCAGCTGAGCCAGCTTTAGGGCCTAAAGTGGCGAAACTTCGCGACGACATGCTGGAATTTGCCGAAGCGCCACGTGAAGTGCTGATCCTGGATGAACAAGGCCAGGTGTTATTAGCAGGCGATACAGACAGGCGCTTTTTTGAAGCCTCCTGGCTGCATAAATATCAGGGCAAATACTACTTCTCTTACTCCACAGGCGACACACACTTTTTATGTTATGCCACAGGCGATAACCCGTATGGACCTTTTACTTATCAGGGCCGGATTTTAGAACCTGTAGTCGGCTGGACCACTCACCATTCTATCTGTGAATTTGAAGGTAAATGGTATCTGTTCTACCACGACTCTATTTTGTCCGAAGGCGTCACTCATTTACGTTCAGTCAAAATGGCGGAAATTCAGTATGACGCGGATGGCAAAATTCAGACCTTAAAACCTTACAGGGATTAA
- a CDS encoding MFS transporter codes for MQTEVQKLSVTEKIGYSLGDLAANLIFQTLMTFLAFFYTDVYQIPPGAAATIIFIGGLIGACFNPIMGIIADRTQTRWGKFRPWILWTSIPFGIIALLAFSTPDFSPEGKIAYAFITYVVLVLVYSANNLPYSALSGVLTGNMADRNSLSAYRFVAVMVAQFIIQALLLPLVLILGDGDKAVGFENTMTLFACVGIVFFLITFITTKERVLTCSAQSSTIRQDIGDLLKNRPWVIMLVLTVLVFITLALKGGMYIFYFENYLNEQEVAVFLEDIGFNAFIVGLNSMLTGMGLTEFLWPKDAATSGFSLFNAGGIICMIFGIGFSKALADRFGKRDVFAVALFISTLFVMAFYLFPNDAIGLVFSSQLLHGFFYGITIPLLWAMIADVADYSEWKNHRRATAIIFSAMIFGLKLGLSIGGALVAGILAHFGYDAQLEVQAPETIHGIQLSVSLYASVPFLLGVAIVCLYEINKHKESQIEQELNERRAATGLAQAE; via the coding sequence ATGCAAACAGAAGTACAAAAATTATCGGTCACCGAGAAAATCGGTTATAGCCTCGGGGATTTGGCGGCCAATTTGATTTTCCAAACCCTGATGACCTTTTTGGCTTTTTTCTACACAGATGTTTACCAGATCCCTCCAGGCGCCGCAGCTACTATTATCTTCATAGGCGGTTTAATAGGCGCCTGTTTTAACCCCATTATGGGCATTATTGCCGACCGCACTCAAACCCGCTGGGGTAAGTTCAGGCCCTGGATCCTCTGGACCTCTATCCCTTTTGGCATCATTGCGCTGTTAGCCTTCAGCACACCGGATTTCAGTCCGGAAGGCAAAATTGCCTACGCTTTTATTACTTATGTAGTGCTGGTGCTGGTGTATTCAGCCAATAACCTGCCGTATTCAGCTTTAAGTGGTGTGCTGACCGGCAATATGGCTGACCGGAACAGCTTGTCTGCCTACCGTTTTGTTGCTGTGATGGTGGCGCAATTTATTATTCAGGCTTTGTTGTTACCGCTGGTACTGATTCTGGGCGATGGCGATAAAGCTGTAGGTTTTGAAAACACCATGACGCTGTTTGCTTGCGTCGGTATTGTGTTTTTCCTTATTACTTTTATCACCACCAAAGAGCGGGTATTAACCTGCAGTGCGCAAAGTTCAACTATTCGTCAGGACATTGGTGACCTGCTGAAAAACCGGCCTTGGGTCATTATGCTGGTGCTGACCGTACTGGTGTTTATTACGCTGGCACTGAAAGGTGGCATGTATATTTTTTACTTCGAAAACTATCTGAATGAACAAGAAGTTGCTGTATTTCTGGAAGATATTGGCTTTAATGCTTTTATAGTTGGTTTAAATTCTATGCTAACGGGCATGGGGCTGACCGAATTCCTTTGGCCAAAAGATGCGGCCACTTCTGGTTTCAGTTTGTTTAATGCCGGCGGCATTATCTGCATGATTTTTGGTATAGGTTTTTCTAAAGCTCTGGCCGATCGTTTTGGCAAAAGGGATGTGTTTGCTGTAGCACTATTTATCTCTACTTTGTTTGTGATGGCGTTTTATCTGTTCCCTAACGATGCGATTGGACTGGTATTTTCCTCTCAGTTGTTACATGGCTTTTTCTACGGCATCACTATTCCATTGCTGTGGGCCATGATCGCCGATGTGGCCGATTATTCCGAATGGAAAAATCATCGCCGTGCAACTGCCATTATTTTCTCTGCGATGATTTTTGGTCTGAAACTGGGCCTGAGCATAGGTGGCGCTTTGGTCGCTGGTATTCTGGCGCATTTTGGCTATGACGCTCAACTTGAGGTACAGGCCCCTGAAACCATTCACGGTATTCAATTATCGGTCAGCCTTTATGCCTCTGTGCCTTTCCTGTTAGGTGTGGCCATTGTCTGCCTCTATGAAATTAACAAACACAAAGAAAGCCAGATCGAGCAGGAGCTGAATGAACGTCGCGCTGCCACTGGTTTAGCACAAGCGGAGTAA
- a CDS encoding sugar porter family MFS transporter → MQHSNELAVSKDNKVFILFISLVATIGGFLFGFDSGVINGTVDGLQQAFNSESVGTGFNVASMLLGCAVGAFFAGRLADISGRKTILLISAVLFIVSAWGSGVAEGSFEFVIYRILGGLAVGAASVITPAYICEVAPARYRGMLTTLQQIAIIFGLFMAFVSNYLLAEYAGASTAVLWFEFAAWRWMFWMELLPAVLFLLMLFFIPESPRFLVLKGSNDAAAAVLTRLYGSDAATRKLAEIQQSLTADHQPRLTDLLSSQTGKVRKIVWIGIGLASFQQLVGINVVFYYGAVLWQAVGFSESDALLINVISGGLSIAACVITLLIIDKVGRKPLLQWGSVGMALTLGLMVLCFANAGQDESGNLLLGDWGQVALISANAYVFFFNLSWGPVMWVMLGEMFPNQIRGLGLAVSGLAQWSCNFLITMTFPLLLGGIGLAGTYGLYTLGAALSILFVIMMVHETKGTELEDMQG, encoded by the coding sequence TTGCAGCACAGCAACGAGCTAGCCGTTTCAAAAGACAACAAGGTCTTTATTTTGTTTATCAGCTTAGTCGCCACTATAGGCGGCTTTTTATTTGGTTTTGACAGCGGTGTGATCAACGGCACTGTCGACGGCCTGCAACAAGCCTTTAATTCAGAGAGTGTTGGTACTGGCTTTAATGTCGCCAGCATGCTGTTGGGCTGTGCCGTAGGTGCATTTTTTGCCGGGCGACTGGCCGATATCAGCGGTCGTAAAACTATTTTACTGATCTCCGCCGTACTTTTTATCGTCAGCGCCTGGGGTTCTGGTGTAGCAGAAGGTTCATTTGAGTTTGTTATCTACCGTATTTTAGGTGGCTTAGCTGTAGGTGCAGCCTCTGTGATTACGCCAGCTTATATTTGTGAAGTAGCTCCGGCCCGTTACCGCGGCATGCTCACCACTTTGCAGCAAATCGCCATCATCTTTGGTTTGTTTATGGCTTTTGTCAGCAATTACCTGCTGGCCGAATATGCCGGAGCTTCGACTGCTGTGTTGTGGTTTGAATTTGCAGCCTGGCGCTGGATGTTCTGGATGGAACTTCTGCCCGCTGTATTGTTTTTATTAATGCTGTTTTTTATTCCTGAAAGCCCACGTTTTCTGGTGTTAAAAGGCAGCAACGATGCAGCAGCTGCAGTACTGACCCGCTTGTATGGCAGCGATGCCGCGACCCGCAAACTCGCTGAAATTCAACAATCACTGACGGCTGACCATCAACCCCGATTAACTGATTTATTGAGCAGCCAAACCGGCAAAGTGCGCAAAATTGTTTGGATAGGTATTGGCCTCGCCAGCTTCCAACAATTGGTGGGCATTAACGTGGTGTTTTATTACGGCGCTGTGCTTTGGCAAGCCGTTGGCTTTTCTGAATCTGACGCTTTACTGATCAACGTCATTAGCGGCGGTTTAAGTATTGCGGCTTGTGTTATTACCCTGCTGATTATCGACAAAGTGGGTCGTAAACCTCTGCTGCAATGGGGTTCAGTGGGCATGGCTTTGACACTTGGCCTGATGGTGCTTTGTTTTGCTAATGCTGGCCAGGACGAAAGTGGCAATCTGCTGTTAGGTGACTGGGGCCAGGTCGCCTTAATCAGTGCAAACGCTTATGTGTTCTTTTTTAACCTGTCCTGGGGCCCTGTGATGTGGGTGATGCTGGGTGAAATGTTCCCGAACCAAATTCGTGGTTTAGGCCTGGCCGTTAGTGGTCTGGCACAGTGGAGCTGTAACTTCCTGATCACTATGACATTCCCTTTGCTGCTGGGCGGTATTGGTCTGGCCGGAACTTACGGTCTTTATACGCTGGGTGCAGCGCTATCTATCCTCTTTGTGATCATGATGGTGCATGAGACTAAGGGTACTGAATTGGAAGATATGCAAGGTTAA
- a CDS encoding aldose epimerase family protein → MNVFHLTNKAGDQLSILERGAAMQRWTTAVGNSKRELILSYAEPEAYTQDRFYLGALVGPYANRIGKGRLLIGQQFYQLEQNEGPNQLHGGDAGLHQMNWQVLEQQESRLVLGCEMADGQGGYPGPVYFRVTYQLSEQSALDVELEASSNVTTLVGPTLHPYFNLAPDQAPIDEHKLCLHAAHYTSVDAHCIPTGELPKVQGSPLDFSTAKPLSGISMDYNFVVNGDLHQAAAELISPDGLVRLRVYSDYPGLQVYTGEHLKGPFKARQGICLEPQFFPDSPNQKGFPFHFTRPGQPFKAHIRYQLDKAG, encoded by the coding sequence ATGAACGTCTTTCATTTGACCAATAAAGCGGGTGACCAGTTGTCCATATTGGAGCGTGGTGCGGCTATGCAGCGCTGGACTACGGCTGTAGGTAATAGCAAACGTGAACTGATCTTAAGTTACGCTGAGCCGGAGGCTTATACTCAGGACCGCTTTTATCTTGGAGCTTTAGTTGGACCTTACGCCAACCGTATTGGTAAAGGCCGCTTGCTGATTGGTCAGCAGTTTTATCAGCTGGAACAAAATGAAGGACCAAACCAGTTGCATGGTGGTGATGCAGGTTTGCACCAGATGAACTGGCAAGTACTGGAGCAGCAGGAATCCAGGCTGGTGTTAGGTTGTGAAATGGCCGATGGTCAGGGTGGTTATCCGGGGCCGGTGTATTTTCGCGTCACCTATCAATTGTCTGAACAAAGCGCTTTGGATGTAGAACTGGAAGCCAGCAGCAATGTCACTACGCTGGTGGGGCCCACTTTGCATCCGTATTTTAATCTGGCGCCGGACCAAGCCCCGATCGACGAGCACAAGCTTTGCCTGCATGCCGCCCATTACACCAGTGTGGACGCGCATTGCATTCCAACAGGTGAGCTGCCAAAGGTGCAGGGCAGCCCGCTGGACTTCAGCACAGCCAAGCCACTGTCCGGCATCAGTATGGATTATAACTTTGTGGTGAACGGCGATTTGCATCAGGCTGCTGCTGAACTGATCAGTCCGGATGGCTTAGTGCGCCTGCGTGTGTATTCCGACTACCCCGGCCTGCAGGTGTACACAGGAGAACACTTAAAAGGGCCATTCAAAGCGCGCCAGGGGATTTGCCTTGAACCGCAGTTTTTCCCCGACTCGCCGAACCAAAAAGGTTTTCCGTTTCACTTTACCCGCCCCGGCCAGCCTTTTAAGGCGCATATTCGCTATCAATTGGATAAGGCGGGATAA
- a CDS encoding endo-1,4-beta-xylanase: MKAIPFCALLLSSLLTSGLYAQEQNSSLQQAYSKHFMIGTALSAGQIQGKEPGTLELVKQQFNAVTAENVMKWEIIEPVEGQFNFAAADAMIAYAEANNIKVIGHVLLWHEQTPDWVFLDDKGQTASKELVLSRLKNHINAVMGRYKGRIHGWDAVNEALNEDGTLRQSKWYKALGEDYIATVFELAHQADPKAQLYYNDFNLFKPEKRGGVLKLVAALKAKNVPIYGIGEQGHYSLDYPKLQDVEDSIVAFKNTGLKVVITELDISALPFPEPEKIGADISLNMKLKQEFNPYADGLPKAVSDQLTQKYLHLFELFLRHSDAVERVTLWGVNDNQTWRNNWPMKGRTDYPLLFDRKNQPKEVVQQLIQLAQSADKTKK; encoded by the coding sequence ATGAAAGCTATTCCCTTTTGCGCACTGTTGCTCAGCAGTCTGCTGACCAGCGGTCTGTATGCACAAGAGCAAAATTCCTCGTTACAGCAAGCGTACAGCAAGCATTTTATGATTGGCACGGCCTTAAGCGCCGGGCAAATACAAGGTAAAGAGCCAGGGACCTTAGAGCTGGTAAAACAACAGTTTAATGCGGTTACAGCAGAAAACGTGATGAAATGGGAAATCATTGAACCCGTGGAAGGCCAGTTCAATTTTGCCGCCGCCGACGCCATGATTGCCTACGCCGAAGCCAACAATATTAAGGTGATAGGCCATGTGCTGTTATGGCATGAACAAACGCCAGACTGGGTGTTTCTGGACGACAAAGGCCAGACCGCCTCAAAAGAGTTGGTGTTATCCAGACTGAAGAACCATATCAATGCCGTGATGGGCCGCTACAAAGGCCGTATTCATGGCTGGGATGCAGTCAATGAAGCCTTAAATGAAGACGGTACCTTGCGCCAATCCAAATGGTACAAAGCCCTAGGCGAAGACTATATAGCCACAGTGTTTGAACTGGCACATCAGGCTGACCCTAAGGCCCAGTTGTATTACAACGACTTCAATTTATTTAAACCAGAAAAACGCGGCGGTGTATTAAAGCTGGTGGCGGCTTTAAAAGCGAAAAATGTGCCTATCTACGGCATAGGTGAACAAGGCCATTACAGCCTGGATTACCCAAAACTGCAGGACGTGGAAGACTCTATTGTGGCCTTTAAAAACACCGGCCTGAAAGTAGTGATAACCGAGCTGGATATCTCAGCGCTGCCTTTCCCTGAGCCAGAAAAAATTGGCGCTGATATCTCACTTAATATGAAGTTAAAACAAGAGTTTAACCCTTACGCTGATGGCTTACCCAAAGCAGTTAGCGATCAACTGACGCAAAAATACCTGCACTTGTTTGAGTTATTTTTACGCCACAGCGACGCCGTTGAACGTGTAACCTTATGGGGCGTCAACGACAACCAAACCTGGCGCAACAACTGGCCAATGAAAGGCAGAACAGACTACCCCTTGCTCTTTGACCGGAAAAACCAGCCAAAAGAAGTGGTACAGCAGTTGATTCAACTTGCGCAAAGCGCTGACAAGACCAAGAAATAA
- the xylA gene encoding xylose isomerase, translated as MAQYFDQINKIAYEGADSTNPLAFKHYNANEVVLGKTMAEHLRMAACYWHNFCWNGQDVFGQGTFGRPWLEAGDAMAQAKAKADVAFEFFSKLSIPYYCFHDIDVAPEGNSIKEYINNFSAMVDVLEQKQAETGVKLLWGTANLFSNPRYAAGAATNPNPEIFSYGATQVFHAMNATQRLGGENYVLWGGREGYETLLNTDLRQEREQLGRFMQMVVEHKHKIGFKGTLLIEPKPQEPTKHQYDYDSATVYGFLKQFGLEKEFAVNIEANHATLAGHSFHHEVATAISLGIFGSIDANRGDAQNGWDTDQFPNSVEELSLVMYEILKAGGFTTGGFNFDAKLRRQSMDRVDMFHGHIGGMDHLAMALKRAAVLVEKDFLGKAVAERYAGWKGELGGAIQTGGHSLQSLAAMVEREQLSPKAVSGRQELLENQVNLVLFR; from the coding sequence ATGGCTCAGTATTTCGATCAGATTAACAAAATTGCGTATGAAGGTGCGGACAGTACTAACCCTTTAGCGTTTAAACATTACAACGCCAATGAAGTCGTTTTGGGTAAAACCATGGCAGAACATTTGCGTATGGCTGCCTGTTACTGGCACAACTTCTGCTGGAATGGTCAGGATGTATTTGGTCAGGGCACTTTTGGCCGTCCATGGTTAGAAGCCGGTGACGCAATGGCGCAAGCCAAAGCTAAAGCCGATGTAGCTTTTGAATTCTTCAGCAAGCTGAGCATTCCTTATTACTGCTTCCACGACATCGATGTTGCGCCTGAAGGCAACAGCATTAAAGAGTACATCAATAACTTCTCTGCTATGGTGGATGTGCTTGAGCAAAAGCAAGCTGAAACAGGCGTGAAACTGTTATGGGGCACGGCCAACTTATTCAGTAACCCACGTTACGCTGCAGGTGCTGCCACTAATCCGAACCCGGAAATCTTCAGCTACGGCGCAACCCAAGTTTTCCATGCGATGAACGCAACCCAGCGTTTAGGTGGTGAAAACTACGTATTGTGGGGCGGTCGTGAAGGCTACGAAACTCTGCTGAACACTGACCTGCGTCAGGAGCGTGAGCAACTGGGCCGCTTTATGCAAATGGTGGTTGAGCATAAGCATAAAATTGGTTTTAAAGGCACTTTACTGATCGAACCTAAACCACAGGAACCAACCAAGCACCAGTACGATTACGACTCTGCAACTGTGTATGGTTTCCTGAAGCAGTTTGGTTTGGAAAAAGAATTCGCCGTCAATATTGAAGCCAACCACGCCACCTTGGCTGGTCATTCGTTCCATCATGAAGTGGCCACTGCGATTTCGCTTGGCATTTTTGGCAGCATCGACGCGAACCGTGGTGATGCACAAAACGGCTGGGATACTGACCAGTTCCCGAACAGCGTAGAAGAGCTGAGCCTGGTGATGTACGAAATTTTGAAAGCTGGTGGCTTCACCACTGGAGGCTTTAACTTTGACGCTAAATTACGCCGTCAGAGTATGGATCGCGTCGATATGTTCCATGGGCATATAGGTGGTATGGATCACCTGGCTATGGCACTGAAACGTGCAGCAGTGCTGGTTGAAAAAGACTTTTTAGGTAAAGCAGTTGCAGAGCGTTATGCCGGCTGGAAAGGCGAATTAGGTGGAGCTATCCAAACAGGTGGCCACTCTCTGCAATCTTTGGCCGCTATGGTCGAACGTGAACAGTTAAGCCCGAAAGCCGTCAGCGGCCGTCAGGAGCTGCTGGAAAACCAAGTGAATCTGGTGTTGTTCAGATAA
- the xylB gene encoding xylulokinase, giving the protein MYIGIDLGTSGIKVILLGENGKVTDSASAELSVSRPQALWSEQNPEHWWLGLQSCLDQLSQRQSLAAVKAIGLAGQMHGATLLDQQNQIIRPAILWNDGRSFAECKQLELKVADLPEITGNLAMPGFTAPKLLWLRQHEPQAFARVAKVLLPKDYLRFCLSGDFASDLSDSAGTLWLDVAKRDWNDELLCACGLSRDQMPKLYEGNQITGTLLPDLAKRWGLAEVPLIAGGGDNAAGAVGAGIVHPGQAMLSLGTSGVYFAVSDGFLANPQSAVHSFCHALPGTWHLMSVTLSAASCLQWYAEQIVKTPVATLLADLDQGPAAVEELPLFLPYLSGERTPHNNPNAKGVWFGLDYNTDQKALTYSVLEGVSFALFQGAEALHASGLLPTEINLIGGGARSPYWRQLLADVMNQPLTFREGGEVGPALGAARLAHLAMEPDTALDLLCPPPPVVSQHLPDATRHAALAKRYSKFKALYQSLAEHF; this is encoded by the coding sequence ATGTACATAGGCATAGATTTAGGCACCTCGGGCATCAAAGTGATTTTGCTTGGCGAGAACGGCAAAGTGACAGATAGCGCCAGTGCAGAGTTGTCCGTCAGCAGGCCACAAGCTTTATGGTCGGAGCAAAACCCGGAGCATTGGTGGCTGGGCCTGCAGTCTTGTCTGGATCAGTTAAGCCAGCGTCAGTCTTTAGCTGCGGTCAAAGCCATAGGTTTAGCGGGTCAGATGCATGGTGCAACTTTGCTGGACCAACAAAACCAGATTATTCGTCCTGCCATTTTATGGAACGACGGCCGCTCTTTTGCTGAGTGTAAACAGCTGGAATTAAAAGTCGCAGATTTGCCTGAAATCACAGGTAACTTGGCGATGCCGGGTTTTACTGCGCCTAAACTGCTCTGGTTACGTCAGCATGAACCACAAGCTTTTGCCCGGGTCGCCAAAGTGCTGCTGCCAAAAGATTATTTACGTTTTTGCTTAAGTGGCGACTTTGCTTCTGACTTGTCGGACAGCGCCGGTACTTTATGGCTGGACGTGGCGAAACGGGACTGGAACGACGAGCTGCTGTGTGCTTGTGGTTTAAGTCGTGACCAAATGCCAAAACTTTACGAAGGCAATCAAATCACCGGAACTTTATTACCTGACCTCGCCAAACGCTGGGGTTTAGCTGAAGTGCCTCTGATTGCGGGTGGTGGTGACAATGCTGCTGGCGCTGTGGGCGCTGGCATAGTGCATCCGGGGCAGGCCATGTTATCGCTAGGCACTTCGGGTGTGTATTTTGCGGTCAGTGATGGTTTTCTGGCCAATCCGCAGTCTGCTGTGCACAGTTTCTGTCATGCTTTGCCCGGTACCTGGCATTTGATGTCTGTCACTTTAAGTGCCGCCAGTTGTTTGCAATGGTACGCCGAACAAATCGTCAAAACCCCAGTGGCGACTTTGCTGGCCGATTTGGATCAAGGCCCTGCTGCTGTTGAAGAGCTGCCGCTGTTTTTACCTTATTTATCTGGTGAACGCACACCTCATAACAACCCCAATGCCAAAGGTGTTTGGTTTGGTCTGGATTACAACACAGACCAAAAAGCTCTGACCTATTCAGTGCTGGAAGGTGTCAGTTTTGCGTTGTTTCAGGGCGCTGAAGCTTTGCATGCCAGTGGTTTACTGCCGACAGAAATCAATCTGATCGGTGGTGGTGCCCGCAGTCCGTACTGGCGGCAGTTGCTGGCTGATGTGATGAACCAGCCACTGACCTTCAGAGAAGGTGGCGAAGTAGGGCCGGCTTTAGGTGCTGCCCGTTTGGCGCACTTAGCAATGGAACCTGATACAGCCCTGGATCTGCTGTGCCCACCGCCGCCAGTGGTCAGTCAGCATCTGCCAGACGCTACACGTCACGCCGCTTTAGCCAAACGCTACAGCAAATTTAAAGCTTTGTACCAGTCATTGGCTGAGCATTTTTAA
- a CDS encoding XylR family transcriptional regulator, translating into MFKAKHSITLLFNANKVFDRQVIEGIGHYLQSSKVDWDVYLEEDFLCRLEHIHEWGGDGIIADFDDMNIQRALAGTTKPIVGVGGSYGKAADYPEVPYVATDNHALVKAAYEHLKRKGLDRFAFYSVPTDEQHRWASERENAVKKLTAQDGYDCQIYQGHCTRPETWQYAMNRLTDWLESLPKPIGIIAVTDSRARHLLQACEHLGIVVPDNISIIGIDDDDIARFLNRISLSSVTQGCFEMGYKAAKLLHTQLNNIEVGQKRILVPPVGVASRQSTDFKALRDPYVIQAMHYIRRHATRGAKVEQVTDFVGISRSNLEQRFRSERGHSIHTELHNQKLVKACKMLVDTQVNPIAIANICGYPSLQYMYAVFKRHFGQTPKEYREARGEMLNNVAVND; encoded by the coding sequence ATGTTTAAGGCTAAACACAGCATTACACTTTTGTTTAATGCCAATAAGGTATTCGACAGGCAAGTGATCGAAGGTATAGGTCATTACCTGCAATCATCTAAGGTCGACTGGGACGTATACCTGGAGGAGGATTTCCTCTGTCGTCTCGAACACATTCATGAGTGGGGTGGCGACGGTATTATTGCCGACTTTGATGATATGAATATTCAACGCGCTCTGGCCGGGACCACCAAACCTATAGTTGGAGTAGGCGGCTCTTACGGCAAAGCTGCAGATTATCCTGAAGTTCCTTATGTTGCCACCGACAACCACGCTTTGGTAAAAGCCGCTTACGAACATTTAAAACGCAAAGGCTTAGACCGTTTTGCCTTTTACAGTGTGCCTACCGACGAACAACACCGCTGGGCCAGTGAGCGCGAAAATGCGGTGAAAAAATTAACAGCTCAGGATGGCTACGACTGTCAAATTTATCAGGGCCATTGCACCCGACCAGAAACCTGGCAATACGCCATGAACCGGCTGACGGATTGGCTGGAAAGCTTGCCAAAACCTATTGGCATTATTGCCGTCACCGACTCCCGCGCCCGCCATCTGCTACAAGCCTGTGAACATCTGGGCATAGTAGTGCCAGACAACATCTCCATTATTGGTATAGATGACGACGATATAGCCCGCTTTCTGAATCGCATCAGCTTAAGCTCTGTGACTCAGGGTTGCTTTGAAATGGGCTACAAAGCCGCCAAGTTATTACATACCCAACTGAACAATATCGAAGTAGGCCAAAAACGTATTCTGGTGCCGCCTGTGGGTGTAGCCTCACGCCAATCGACCGACTTTAAAGCGCTGCGCGACCCTTATGTGATTCAGGCCATGCACTATATCCGCCGTCATGCTACCCGCGGTGCAAAAGTAGAACAGGTCACTGATTTTGTAGGTATTTCGCGCTCTAATCTGGAACAACGTTTCAGATCTGAACGTGGCCATTCGATCCATACCGAACTGCATAACCAAAAACTGGTGAAAGCCTGCAAAATGCTGGTCGATACTCAGGTCAACCCTATCGCCATCGCCAATATTTGCGGTTATCCGTCGCTGCAATATATGTATGCGGTGTTTAAGCGCCATTTTGGTCAGACGCCAAAAGAATACCGTGAAGCACGGGGCGAAATGCTGAATAACGTTGCGGTAAACGACTAA